Proteins encoded by one window of Nevskiales bacterium:
- a CDS encoding type II secretion system F family protein, translating to MATAAAKTAGAKTGRAPKAPKESVFVWEGINKEGKKIKGQTRATSDTIVKLQLRKQGLNPTRISKQSALFSATKKKKITSGDIAVFSRQMATMMAAGVPMVQALEIIGRGHENPSMGELINTIKADVEGGGSFAEALSKHPAYFDDLFVNLVDAGEKSGTLETLLDKIATYKEKTEALKAKIKKAMFYPAAVIVVAIIVTGILLYFVVPQFKSLFEGFGADLPAFTLLVIKLSEIVQAYWWIFLAVIAGATYAFIFFKQRSRNFRRLLDRLTLKIPVVGEIVYKAAVARYARTLSTMFAAGVPLVDALTSVAKASGNIIFEEAILMMRDQVATGVQLNLTMSQTGLFPNMATQMVAIGEESGALDAMCAKVADFYEAEVDNLVDSLTSLLEPMIMAILGVLVGGLVVAMYLPIFKLGSAI from the coding sequence ATGGCCACCGCAGCAGCCAAGACCGCTGGAGCAAAGACCGGACGCGCCCCCAAGGCACCCAAGGAGTCGGTGTTCGTCTGGGAAGGTATCAACAAGGAAGGCAAGAAGATTAAGGGTCAGACACGTGCCACCAGCGACACCATCGTCAAGCTGCAACTGCGCAAGCAGGGGTTGAACCCGACTCGCATCAGCAAGCAATCGGCACTGTTCAGCGCGACGAAGAAAAAGAAGATCACCAGCGGTGACATCGCTGTCTTCAGCCGCCAGATGGCCACCATGATGGCCGCCGGCGTGCCGATGGTGCAGGCGCTGGAAATCATCGGCCGCGGGCATGAAAACCCCTCAATGGGCGAGCTGATCAACACCATCAAGGCCGACGTAGAGGGTGGCGGCTCCTTTGCCGAGGCGCTGAGCAAGCATCCGGCTTACTTCGACGACCTGTTCGTCAATCTGGTGGATGCCGGCGAGAAGTCCGGTACCCTGGAAACCCTGCTCGACAAGATCGCCACCTACAAGGAAAAGACCGAGGCCCTGAAGGCCAAGATCAAGAAGGCGATGTTCTACCCGGCTGCGGTGATCGTGGTGGCCATCATCGTCACCGGCATCCTGCTGTACTTCGTGGTGCCGCAGTTCAAGAGCCTGTTCGAGGGTTTCGGCGCCGACCTTCCTGCCTTTACGTTATTGGTCATTAAACTGTCGGAGATCGTACAGGCCTATTGGTGGATATTCCTGGCAGTGATCGCCGGCGCAACCTATGCCTTCATATTCTTCAAACAGCGCTCGCGCAACTTTCGCCGCCTGCTGGATCGGCTAACACTGAAGATTCCCGTGGTCGGCGAGATCGTTTACAAGGCAGCGGTAGCACGCTACGCACGAACCCTGTCAACCATGTTTGCCGCCGGCGTGCCGCTCGTCGATGCCTTGACCTCCGTGGCCAAAGCCTCTGGCAACATCATTTTCGAGGAGGCCATCCTGATGATGCGCGACCAGGTCGCCACCGGCGTGCAACTGAACCTGACCATGTCGCAGACCGGCCTGTTTCCCAACATGGCCACTCAGATGGTGGCCATCGGCGAGGAATCCGGCGCGCTGGACGCCATGTGCGCCAAGGTGGCGGACTTCTATGAGGCCGAGGTGGATAACCTGGTGGACTCCCTGACCAGCCTGCTCGAACCCATGATCATGGCGATCCTGGGTGTGCTTGTCGGCGGCCTCGTCGTCGCCATGTATCTGCCGATCTTCAAACTCGGCTCCGCCATATAA
- the pilB gene encoding type IV-A pilus assembly ATPase PilB, giving the protein MGGLARCLVTDGLLAEDKARELQQKAAKSKESLVSLLVQDKLVPARKIAESASREFGIPLLDILSIDLSQAPVKEVSEKLIREHHALPIFVRGKRMFVALSDPTNLQALDEIKFNVGMPTEPILVEEDKLNKAIDQALSQVTTQMDDLGDSDLDNVELSAVEETAGAEVSSADAEDTPIVRFVNKMLLDAIQRGASDIHFEPYEKKYRVRYRLDGVLQEIAAPPVALGMRLAARLKVLARLDLAERRIPQDGRIKLNLSKTKAIDFRVSTCPTLFGEKVVLRILDPTQAQMGIDSLGYEPEQKELYLKALARPQGMILVTGPTGSGKTVSLYTGLSILNTPDTNISTAEDPAEINLPGVNQVNINPKVGLTFAAALRAFLRQDPDVIMVGEIRDLETAEIAIKAAQTGHLVLSTLHTNDAPQTLTRLLNMGVPAYNIASSVNLIIAQRLARRLCKFCKRRADIPREELIREGFRPDEVDSLELYEPVGCDQCNEGYKGRVGIYQVMPVSEAIGRIIMEGGNAMDIAEQARKEGVNDLRASGLEKVRQGVTSLAEVNSVTVD; this is encoded by the coding sequence TTGGGCGGTCTTGCCCGCTGCCTGGTCACCGACGGCCTGCTGGCGGAAGACAAGGCTCGGGAGCTGCAGCAGAAGGCCGCTAAAAGTAAAGAATCTCTGGTCAGCCTGCTGGTGCAGGACAAGCTGGTGCCGGCGCGCAAGATCGCCGAGTCCGCCAGCCGTGAATTCGGCATTCCCCTGCTGGACATCCTGTCGATCGACCTCAGCCAGGCGCCGGTCAAGGAAGTCAGCGAAAAGCTCATCCGCGAGCATCACGCGCTGCCCATCTTCGTGCGCGGCAAGCGCATGTTCGTGGCGCTGTCCGACCCCACCAACCTGCAGGCGCTGGACGAGATCAAGTTCAACGTCGGCATGCCGACCGAACCCATTCTGGTCGAGGAGGACAAGCTCAACAAGGCCATCGACCAGGCTTTGAGCCAGGTCACTACCCAGATGGATGACCTGGGCGACAGCGACCTGGACAACGTCGAGCTGAGTGCTGTCGAGGAGACTGCCGGCGCCGAGGTGAGCTCTGCGGACGCCGAGGACACCCCCATCGTTCGCTTCGTCAACAAGATGCTGCTCGACGCCATCCAGCGCGGCGCCTCCGACATCCATTTCGAGCCCTATGAAAAGAAGTACCGCGTGCGCTACCGGCTGGATGGCGTGCTGCAGGAGATTGCCGCACCGCCGGTGGCCTTGGGCATGCGCCTGGCAGCGCGTCTCAAAGTGCTGGCGAGACTCGACCTGGCCGAGCGCCGCATCCCTCAGGACGGGCGCATCAAACTGAACCTGTCCAAGACCAAGGCGATCGATTTCCGTGTCAGTACCTGTCCCACCCTGTTCGGCGAGAAGGTCGTGCTGCGCATCCTGGATCCGACCCAGGCACAGATGGGCATCGACTCTCTAGGCTACGAACCGGAGCAGAAGGAGCTTTATCTCAAGGCTCTGGCCAGGCCACAGGGCATGATCCTGGTCACGGGGCCGACCGGCTCCGGCAAGACCGTGTCGCTGTACACCGGCTTGAGCATCCTGAACACGCCCGACACCAATATCTCCACCGCCGAGGACCCGGCCGAAATCAACCTGCCCGGGGTCAACCAGGTGAACATCAACCCGAAGGTGGGCCTGACCTTCGCCGCCGCCCTGCGCGCCTTCCTGCGCCAGGACCCGGACGTGATCATGGTGGGTGAGATTCGTGACCTGGAAACCGCCGAGATCGCCATCAAGGCGGCGCAGACCGGCCATCTGGTGCTTTCGACCCTGCACACCAACGATGCACCCCAGACGCTGACCCGCCTGCTGAACATGGGCGTGCCGGCCTATAACATCGCCAGCTCCGTCAACCTGATCATCGCCCAGCGTCTGGCGCGCCGCCTGTGCAAGTTCTGCAAGCGACGTGCCGACATCCCGCGCGAAGAACTGATCCGCGAGGGCTTCCGCCCGGATGAAGTCGACAGCTTGGAGTTGTACGAGCCCGTGGGCTGCGATCAGTGTAACGAGGGCTACAAGGGGCGCGTCGGCATCTACCAGGTCATGCCGGTCTCGGAGGCCATTGGCCGCATCATCATGGAAGGCGGCAACGCCATGGACATCGCCGAGCAGGCCCGGAAAGAAGGCGTCAACGATCTGCGCGCCTCGGGGCTGGAAAAGGTCCGTCAGGGCGTCACCAGCCTGGCGGAAGTGAACAGTGTCACCGTAGACTGA